From a region of the Leucoraja erinacea ecotype New England chromosome 6, Leri_hhj_1, whole genome shotgun sequence genome:
- the LOC129698338 gene encoding rho-related GTP-binding protein RhoG-like, with translation MVTIRVMLLGSELVGKTSLVVCLTTRLFPRDSLPTVFDSFSTQLRLGERTVVLNVWDTASQEEHRLSVRQFYYPLADIFLICFSIGDPSSFERVWADWYREVRQHRPDVPVLLVGTKKDLRQEQAAAGQRQAAPVSYQQGARLARRMRAVKYLECSALQREGVGEVFEEAARAVLRGGRSKRTRSCVLT, from the coding sequence ATGGTGACCATCCGAGTGATGCTGCtgggcagtgagctggtgggcaagACCTCGCTGGTGGTCTGCTTGACCACCCGCCTCTTCCCCCGTGACAGCCTGCCCACGGTCTTCGACTCCTTCAGCACGCAGCTGCGCCTGGGCGAGCGGACGGTGGTGCTGAACGTGTGGGACACGGCTTCGCAGGAGGAGCACCGCCTGTCCGTGCGCCAGTTCTACTACCCGCTGGCCGACATCTTCCTCATCTGCTTCTCCATCGGCGACCCCTCCTCCTTCGAGCGGGTGTGGGCCGACTGGTACCGCGAGGTGCGCCAGCACCGGCCCGACGTGCCCGTGCTCCTGGTGGGCACCAAGAAGGACCTCCGGCAAGAACAGGCCGCCGCCGGCCAGCGCCAGGCCGCGCCCGTCTCCTACCAGCAGGGGGCCCGGCTGGCCCGCAGGATGAGGGCCGTCAAGTATCTGGAATGTTCCGCCCTGCAGCGGGAGGGGGTGGGCGAGGTCTTCGAAGAGGCCGCCAGGGCCGTCTTGAGGGGGGGGCGCTCCAAACGCACCCGATCCTGCGTGCTgacgtga